Proteins found in one Oncorhynchus mykiss isolate Arlee chromosome 17, USDA_OmykA_1.1, whole genome shotgun sequence genomic segment:
- the LOC110485685 gene encoding coiled-coil domain-containing protein 151 isoform X1: MPFSAEAIKLPLHDQITELQRKIQLLEGDRSAYYEMSQSSIKKNRNSILQLRQENKRLHKKLANALAGDEQVIKEAFQSRGMEKAAFRNMSGKAALKVLDQKVCDKMKKLNALKHTTQTHRRRLEDLQTLYQSMKLENRGPERDTERRSEEAKSEGEAAEEHPQKNLRVLENRLEKAQLKCQEAEHIMRGYLKLKAHLQEESLTFQSQLDKLEAEILRQRQELKDLQVLNSDALLSKDTAKAELQRQEEQMYRERKDRECILTRYKKEAEDRKAQAERVERRAQRAAMQPDELSSDAQRSATGLGEEERAISTFEEAFRRIKEATGVTDTREVVERFISQGDTQQHLEDLKKENQRTLLQLKEDRDHLQEHFQDIKYSGETKLSSGQQMLEDCKRHLQAEQGRRDATKERLDWLTRTLNTVRAGVEHLSDKLQHIKLGERPEPQLPPGSEEYVVELLSQSEQKLLLLQEELQGKDLAAIMKEMEEEEFHASIEGKLPHCNTRIKLPEAQRQDPYDEEEESGDDEGDIITRAILKHQSQLIIDSKTKRKTRTKKKKGKL; this comes from the exons ATGCCGTTTAGCGCCGAGGCCATTAAGCTGCCCCTTCATGACCAAATAACAGAACTGCAGAGGAAAATTCAACTTCTTG AGGGCGACAGAAGTGCATACTATGAAATGTCTCAGTCAAGCATCAAGAAAAACAGGAATTCTATCCTTCAGCTGAGGCAGGAGAACAAGAGACTACATAAGAAGTTGGCTAACGCTCTTGCT gGGGACGAGCAGGTGATAAAGGAGGCCTTCCAAAGCCGAGGCATGGAGAAAGCTGCCTTCAGAAACATGTCAGGGAAG GCTGCTCTCAAGGTGCTGGACCAGAAGGTGTGTGACAAGATGAAGAAGCTGAACGCTCTAAAGCACACCACCCAGACGCACCGTCGTCGCCTGGAGGACCTACAGACACTGTACCAGAGTATGAAGCTAGAGAacaggggaccagagagagacacggagagacgcAGCGAGGAGGCCAAG agtgaaggagaggcggcTGAGGAGCATCCCCAAAAG AACTTGCGGGTGCTGGAGAATCGTCTGGAGAAAGCCCAGCTGAAGTGCCAGGAGGCTGAACACATCATGAGAGGCTATCTGAAACTAAAGGCCCACCTACAG GAGGAGAGCCTGACCTTCCAGTCCCAGCTGGATAAACTAGAGGCTGAGAtcctgagacagagacaggagctgAAGGACCTGCAGGTCCTGAACAGTGACGCACTGCTCTCCAAAGACACTGCCAAG gcagaGCTGCAGCGTCAAGAAGAACAGATGTATagggagaggaaggacagagagtgTATCCTCACCCGTTACAAGAAAGAGGCAGAGGACCGTAAGGCTCAGgctgagagagtggagagaagg GCCCAGCGGGCAGCCATGCAGCCTGACGAGCTGAGTAGCGATGCCCAGCGCAGTGCCACCGGgctaggggaggaggagagggccatCTCCACCTTCGAAGAGGCCTTCAGACGCATCAAGGAGGCCACGGGGGTCACTGACACACGG GAGGTGGTGGAGAGGTTCATCTCCCAGGGAGACACCCAGCAGCACCTGGAGGATCTGAAGAAGGAGAACCAGAGAACCCTGCTACAGCTGAAGGAGGACAGGGACCATCTGCAGGAACACTTCCAGGACATCAAGTACTCCGGGGAGACTAAGCTCTCCAG TGGTCAGCAGATGCTGGAGGACTGTAAGCGCCACCTGCAGGCGGAGCAGGGGAGACGCGACGCCACCAAGGAGCGTCTGGACTGGCTGACCCGTACCCTGAACACGGTCCGGGCCGGGGTGGAACACCTATCTGACAAACTGCAGCACATCAAGCTG GGTGAGCGACCGGAGCCCCAGCTGCCCCCCGGCTCAGAGGAGTACGTGGTGGAACTGCTGTCCCAGTCAGAGCAGAAGCTGCTGTTATTGCAGGAGGAGCTCCAGGGGAAGGACCTGGCCGCCATCAtgaaggagatggaggaagaggag TTCCATGCCAGCATCGAGGGGAAGCTGCCCCATTGCAACACCCGCATCAAGCTGCCTGAGGCTCAGAGACAGGACCCATATGATG aagaggaggagagcgggGACGATGAAGGTGACATTATCACCAGGGCGATACTGAAGCACCAGTCTCAGCTCATCATCGACTCCAAGACTAAGAGGAAGACCAGGACCAAGAAGAAAAAGGGCAAgctctga
- the LOC110485685 gene encoding coiled-coil domain-containing protein 151 isoform X2 produces MPFSAEAIKLPLHDQITELQRKIQLLEGDRSAYYEMSQSSIKKNRNSILQLRQENKRLHKKLANALAGDEQVIKEAFQSRGMEKAAFRNMSGKAALKVLDQKVCDKMKKLNALKHTTQTHRRRLEDLQTLYQSMKLENRGPERDTERRSEEAKNLRVLENRLEKAQLKCQEAEHIMRGYLKLKAHLQEESLTFQSQLDKLEAEILRQRQELKDLQVLNSDALLSKDTAKAELQRQEEQMYRERKDRECILTRYKKEAEDRKAQAERVERRAQRAAMQPDELSSDAQRSATGLGEEERAISTFEEAFRRIKEATGVTDTREVVERFISQGDTQQHLEDLKKENQRTLLQLKEDRDHLQEHFQDIKYSGETKLSSGQQMLEDCKRHLQAEQGRRDATKERLDWLTRTLNTVRAGVEHLSDKLQHIKLGERPEPQLPPGSEEYVVELLSQSEQKLLLLQEELQGKDLAAIMKEMEEEEFHASIEGKLPHCNTRIKLPEAQRQDPYDEEEESGDDEGDIITRAILKHQSQLIIDSKTKRKTRTKKKKGKL; encoded by the exons ATGCCGTTTAGCGCCGAGGCCATTAAGCTGCCCCTTCATGACCAAATAACAGAACTGCAGAGGAAAATTCAACTTCTTG AGGGCGACAGAAGTGCATACTATGAAATGTCTCAGTCAAGCATCAAGAAAAACAGGAATTCTATCCTTCAGCTGAGGCAGGAGAACAAGAGACTACATAAGAAGTTGGCTAACGCTCTTGCT gGGGACGAGCAGGTGATAAAGGAGGCCTTCCAAAGCCGAGGCATGGAGAAAGCTGCCTTCAGAAACATGTCAGGGAAG GCTGCTCTCAAGGTGCTGGACCAGAAGGTGTGTGACAAGATGAAGAAGCTGAACGCTCTAAAGCACACCACCCAGACGCACCGTCGTCGCCTGGAGGACCTACAGACACTGTACCAGAGTATGAAGCTAGAGAacaggggaccagagagagacacggagagacgcAGCGAGGAGGCCAAG AACTTGCGGGTGCTGGAGAATCGTCTGGAGAAAGCCCAGCTGAAGTGCCAGGAGGCTGAACACATCATGAGAGGCTATCTGAAACTAAAGGCCCACCTACAG GAGGAGAGCCTGACCTTCCAGTCCCAGCTGGATAAACTAGAGGCTGAGAtcctgagacagagacaggagctgAAGGACCTGCAGGTCCTGAACAGTGACGCACTGCTCTCCAAAGACACTGCCAAG gcagaGCTGCAGCGTCAAGAAGAACAGATGTATagggagaggaaggacagagagtgTATCCTCACCCGTTACAAGAAAGAGGCAGAGGACCGTAAGGCTCAGgctgagagagtggagagaagg GCCCAGCGGGCAGCCATGCAGCCTGACGAGCTGAGTAGCGATGCCCAGCGCAGTGCCACCGGgctaggggaggaggagagggccatCTCCACCTTCGAAGAGGCCTTCAGACGCATCAAGGAGGCCACGGGGGTCACTGACACACGG GAGGTGGTGGAGAGGTTCATCTCCCAGGGAGACACCCAGCAGCACCTGGAGGATCTGAAGAAGGAGAACCAGAGAACCCTGCTACAGCTGAAGGAGGACAGGGACCATCTGCAGGAACACTTCCAGGACATCAAGTACTCCGGGGAGACTAAGCTCTCCAG TGGTCAGCAGATGCTGGAGGACTGTAAGCGCCACCTGCAGGCGGAGCAGGGGAGACGCGACGCCACCAAGGAGCGTCTGGACTGGCTGACCCGTACCCTGAACACGGTCCGGGCCGGGGTGGAACACCTATCTGACAAACTGCAGCACATCAAGCTG GGTGAGCGACCGGAGCCCCAGCTGCCCCCCGGCTCAGAGGAGTACGTGGTGGAACTGCTGTCCCAGTCAGAGCAGAAGCTGCTGTTATTGCAGGAGGAGCTCCAGGGGAAGGACCTGGCCGCCATCAtgaaggagatggaggaagaggag TTCCATGCCAGCATCGAGGGGAAGCTGCCCCATTGCAACACCCGCATCAAGCTGCCTGAGGCTCAGAGACAGGACCCATATGATG aagaggaggagagcgggGACGATGAAGGTGACATTATCACCAGGGCGATACTGAAGCACCAGTCTCAGCTCATCATCGACTCCAAGACTAAGAGGAAGACCAGGACCAAGAAGAAAAAGGGCAAgctctga